In a genomic window of Candidatus Palauibacter polyketidifaciens:
- a CDS encoding tetratricopeptide repeat protein encodes MNGRGRETEEGARNAARSGAADDAGGVDEAGVPGDSGADARRTRPVLRSILATGQRRWLRFGLGVAVFMLANTLYLLANRLADGLGLEFFAVGENSLPQLFQAMVLTHTGVGLLLAAVMFGFLAAHLPTVWKRKHRASILTGIGMGLVGGVLVLTGLFILTAAASRENSWAWWAHVGSAVLIVSAYAGHRLVSYARPPGVRARRFALATGAVLVVLVAWHSLTHRGLQLTPEAEAALAQGLNEGPGGRDRDVSRFVDADFVPTGLVPPESPFFPAATTTSTGTYLPSRIITRTEAGELAAQAARERAARVRSEVERRGFAADELIGATQCVRCHPDVTAQWATSAHRFASFNNPFYTATIEDMREGSLEAGPEVIAHLREFGLEPDAAGRVKSKWCSGCHDPALMLAGAMDAPIDPATVEAQAGLTCLACHAIDRIHDNTGNGNYNIADEQEDPYLFADAEAGTLGAYLHDAALKAKPSVHMAQLLKPVHSTSEFCATCHKVSLTEPVNNYRWLRGQNEYDAWHDSGVARNASRTFYLPAAARVCQDCHMPPEEAPLGDVSAEDGMVRSHRFLAVNTALPFLRGDTATIRRIEEFLRDEKLRVDIFAIRRGPNDDPEMGLDLSPPSVSPGETVMFEVVVRNQGVGHTFPGGTNDSNEGWLEFELVDAEGRRIAISGEIGADGHLDPMAHFFKSVILDREGRPIQKRNAQDIHVTAAVNVIGPGSADVAHYRITLPPDLPEGSLTARARLLWRKFDRAYTEFAFGANPQGFAEFDDVPELPITEIARDEVTIGVGGRVDPVSTEEQDEEIWVRYNDYGIALLREGNDRLAERPFERVAEFFPDRVDGPLNLARMALIAGNLDDAFDNLERAETIEPGNPRVAWVWGGAHQEDGAYDASEAAYLAVLDAFPEDREAWFQLGRTRYLAQRYEAAVEAFDRTLAIDPEHRQAHYSRMLSLRALGRDEEAALGEAAFERYRIDEAAQAITRAYRAENPGVNLMAQDIRTHELRPIARSEAGSPAGPAPAAGSAGPARPGRGGGR; translated from the coding sequence ATGAATGGACGCGGGCGAGAGACGGAGGAGGGGGCGCGGAACGCGGCCCGATCCGGTGCGGCGGACGACGCCGGCGGAGTCGACGAGGCCGGTGTGCCGGGCGACTCGGGGGCGGACGCGCGGCGCACTCGGCCGGTGCTGCGCTCCATCCTGGCGACGGGGCAGCGGCGCTGGCTGCGGTTCGGGCTCGGGGTCGCGGTGTTCATGCTGGCGAACACGCTGTACCTGCTCGCGAACCGGCTTGCGGACGGGCTGGGGCTCGAGTTCTTCGCGGTGGGGGAGAACTCGCTCCCGCAGCTCTTCCAGGCGATGGTGCTCACGCACACCGGCGTGGGGCTGCTGCTCGCCGCAGTCATGTTCGGGTTCCTCGCGGCGCACCTTCCCACGGTGTGGAAGCGGAAGCACCGCGCCTCGATTCTCACGGGGATCGGGATGGGGCTCGTGGGCGGCGTCCTCGTCCTCACGGGACTCTTCATCCTCACCGCGGCGGCGAGCCGCGAGAACAGCTGGGCGTGGTGGGCGCACGTGGGGAGCGCCGTCCTCATCGTCTCCGCCTACGCCGGGCACCGGCTCGTGAGCTACGCGCGTCCGCCGGGCGTGCGGGCGCGCCGCTTCGCGCTCGCCACCGGAGCCGTCCTCGTCGTCCTCGTCGCGTGGCACAGCCTCACCCACCGCGGGCTGCAGCTCACCCCGGAGGCCGAGGCCGCCCTCGCCCAGGGTCTGAACGAGGGACCCGGAGGCCGCGACCGCGACGTGTCGCGCTTCGTCGATGCGGACTTCGTCCCGACCGGCCTGGTGCCGCCCGAGAGTCCGTTCTTCCCGGCCGCGACCACGACGAGCACCGGGACCTACCTGCCCTCCCGCATCATCACCCGCACCGAGGCGGGAGAACTCGCCGCGCAGGCGGCCCGGGAGCGCGCGGCCCGCGTCCGCTCCGAGGTGGAACGGCGGGGGTTCGCGGCGGACGAACTCATCGGCGCCACCCAGTGCGTGCGCTGCCACCCGGATGTGACGGCCCAGTGGGCGACCTCCGCGCACCGCTTCGCGTCCTTCAACAACCCCTTCTACACCGCGACGATCGAGGACATGCGGGAGGGGTCGCTGGAGGCGGGGCCGGAAGTGATCGCGCACCTGCGGGAGTTCGGGCTCGAGCCGGACGCGGCCGGGCGGGTGAAGAGCAAGTGGTGCAGCGGGTGCCACGATCCGGCGCTCATGCTCGCCGGCGCCATGGACGCACCGATCGACCCGGCCACGGTCGAGGCGCAGGCAGGACTCACCTGCCTCGCCTGCCACGCGATCGACCGCATCCACGACAACACCGGCAACGGCAACTACAACATCGCCGACGAGCAGGAGGACCCCTACCTGTTCGCCGACGCGGAGGCGGGCACGCTCGGCGCCTACCTGCACGACGCGGCGCTCAAGGCAAAGCCCTCCGTCCACATGGCGCAACTGCTGAAGCCGGTCCATTCGACGTCGGAGTTCTGCGCCACCTGCCACAAGGTGAGCCTCACGGAGCCCGTGAATAACTACCGCTGGCTGCGGGGGCAGAACGAGTACGACGCGTGGCACGACAGCGGGGTGGCGCGGAACGCGTCCCGCACCTTCTACCTCCCCGCGGCCGCGCGCGTGTGCCAGGACTGTCACATGCCGCCGGAGGAGGCGCCGCTCGGCGACGTCTCGGCCGAGGACGGGATGGTGCGCTCGCACCGTTTCCTGGCCGTGAACACGGCGCTCCCCTTCCTGCGCGGGGACACGGCGACGATCCGCCGCATCGAGGAGTTCCTGCGGGACGAGAAGCTGCGGGTCGACATCTTCGCCATCCGGCGCGGTCCCAACGACGACCCCGAGATGGGGCTCGATCTCTCGCCTCCGAGCGTGTCTCCGGGGGAGACGGTGATGTTCGAGGTCGTGGTCCGGAACCAGGGCGTGGGCCACACCTTCCCCGGCGGGACGAACGACTCCAACGAGGGCTGGCTCGAGTTCGAACTGGTGGACGCCGAGGGCCGGCGGATCGCGATCAGCGGCGAGATCGGCGCGGACGGACACCTCGATCCGATGGCGCACTTCTTCAAGTCGGTGATCCTCGACCGCGAGGGGCGGCCCATCCAGAAGCGGAACGCGCAGGACATCCACGTGACCGCCGCCGTGAACGTGATCGGGCCCGGAAGCGCGGACGTCGCCCACTACCGGATCACGCTGCCGCCCGACCTGCCCGAGGGTTCGCTGACAGCGCGGGCGCGCCTCCTGTGGCGGAAGTTCGACCGGGCTTACACGGAGTTCGCGTTCGGCGCCAACCCGCAGGGGTTCGCGGAGTTCGACGACGTCCCGGAGCTGCCGATCACCGAGATCGCCCGCGACGAGGTCACGATCGGGGTGGGCGGCCGCGTGGATCCGGTCTCGACCGAGGAACAGGATGAGGAGATCTGGGTCCGCTACAACGACTACGGGATCGCCCTCCTCAGGGAAGGGAACGACCGGCTCGCCGAACGCCCCTTCGAGCGCGTGGCGGAATTCTTCCCGGACCGCGTGGACGGGCCGCTCAACCTGGCCCGCATGGCGCTCATCGCCGGCAACCTCGACGACGCGTTCGACAACCTCGAGCGGGCCGAAACCATCGAACCGGGCAACCCGCGCGTGGCGTGGGTGTGGGGCGGCGCGCACCAGGAGGACGGCGCGTACGATGCCTCCGAGGCGGCGTACCTGGCGGTGCTCGACGCCTTCCCGGAGGACCGCGAGGCTTGGTTCCAGTTGGGACGGACGCGATACCTTGCCCAGCGGTACGAGGCGGCGGTCGAAGCGTTCGACCGGACGCTGGCCATCGATCCCGAGCACCGGCAGGCGCACTACAGCCGCATGCTCAGCCTGCGGGCGCTGGGGCGCGACGAGGAAGCCGCGCTGGGCGAGGCGGCGTTCGAGCGTTACCGGATCGACGAGGCGGCGCAGGCGATCACGAGGGCCTACAGGGCGGAGAACCCCGGCGTGAACCTGATGGCACAGGACATCCGCACGCACGAACTGCGGCCGATCGCGCGATCGGAGGCCGGGAGTCCGGCGGGTCCGGCGCCCGCGGCGGGTTCTGCGGGGCCCGCGCGACCGGGCCGCGGCGGAGGTCGATGA
- a CDS encoding ImmA/IrrE family metallo-endopeptidase — protein sequence MIDPVRLAERLREAREAHGLSQKEVAEALDVPRSAVSKIESGRRAVSTLELTRMADLYALSASFFLSDEGERRSEDLAHVLLRALPETREDPQVAHAVRSSVLLCREGASLRRLLGRAVEPTVPSYAARTGSTSDAIRQGEAVAREERRRLGLGDVPIRSVAGLISDQGIWAAATGLPDGLSGLFVNHPDVGFAVLVNRRHGEARRRFSYAHEYAHVLFDRDRTITTSRRDNASGRLETRANAFAAAFLMPPGGVAEQLERMGKGRPSRNAQAIFDVANDSAITAEIRTRPGSQELTYADVAVLARHFGVSFEAAVWRLKSLKHTSASESAALIEQKNIGNRYIRMLDRSPHDGAWDPDAPEGVSARGVGAGHDRELRGQLLRLAIEAFRREAISRGRLLEIGRRLDIAGDDMLDVAMAARPC from the coding sequence ATGATCGACCCGGTGCGATTGGCGGAGCGACTCCGCGAGGCGCGCGAGGCGCACGGCTTGAGCCAGAAGGAAGTCGCCGAGGCGCTGGACGTGCCCCGCTCGGCGGTGAGCAAGATCGAGAGCGGCCGACGCGCCGTCTCGACGTTGGAACTCACGAGAATGGCTGACCTGTACGCCCTCTCCGCCTCGTTCTTCCTCTCGGACGAGGGGGAACGGCGGAGCGAAGACCTGGCCCATGTCCTCCTGCGGGCCCTTCCCGAAACCCGAGAGGATCCGCAAGTCGCGCACGCCGTGCGCTCCAGCGTGTTGCTGTGCCGGGAGGGTGCCTCGCTTCGGCGACTTCTGGGTCGGGCCGTTGAACCGACGGTCCCCAGTTACGCCGCACGGACCGGATCCACGAGCGATGCGATTCGGCAGGGAGAGGCCGTCGCCCGGGAGGAGCGGCGCCGCCTCGGACTCGGCGATGTTCCAATCCGGAGCGTGGCCGGACTCATCAGTGATCAAGGTATCTGGGCCGCGGCCACCGGATTGCCCGACGGCCTGTCCGGGCTGTTCGTGAACCACCCGGATGTCGGTTTCGCCGTTCTGGTCAACCGGCGGCATGGCGAAGCTCGACGGCGATTCTCCTACGCGCACGAGTACGCACACGTCCTGTTCGACCGCGACCGTACGATCACAACGTCGCGCCGTGACAACGCCTCCGGGCGTCTGGAGACGAGAGCCAACGCCTTCGCGGCGGCATTTCTCATGCCGCCGGGCGGTGTCGCCGAGCAGCTCGAACGAATGGGCAAGGGACGCCCGAGCCGGAACGCCCAGGCCATCTTCGATGTCGCCAACGATTCCGCGATCACGGCGGAGATCCGCACCCGGCCGGGATCCCAGGAGCTCACGTACGCGGACGTGGCCGTCCTGGCGCGACATTTCGGCGTCAGCTTCGAGGCGGCGGTTTGGCGGCTCAAGAGTCTGAAACACACGTCCGCATCCGAATCCGCCGCTCTGATCGAGCAGAAGAACATTGGAAATCGGTACATCCGGATGCTGGACCGGAGCCCGCACGACGGGGCTTGGGACCCGGACGCGCCCGAAGGCGTCTCCGCCCGCGGCGTGGGGGCCGGTCACGACCGGGAGCTGCGCGGCCAACTCCTCCGCCTCGCAATCGAGGCGTTCCGCCGGGAAGCGATCTCGCGCGGACGGCTGCTCGAGATCGGTCGGAGACTCGACATCGCCGGCGACGACATGCTCGACGTCGCGATGGCCGCCCGGCCTTGCTGA